In Streptomyces longhuiensis, the following proteins share a genomic window:
- a CDS encoding glycosyltransferase family 2 protein, producing the protein MSVHSHSAGQFDTAAAAFNPGHAAGPDPTRPPEFPRHVVTAVLVSHDGARWLPDVLSGLLGQERPVQNAVAADTGSADASATLIADAIGDERVLHLARRTGFGQAVDEAARTAGVLTPEELPYLKRPSGWDPVSRSWRDDAYDMPELPHGEPEQWLWLLHDDCAPEPDALAELLRVVENEREIGNEVAVVGPKLLGWYDRRQLLEVGVSIANSGRRWTGLDRREQDQGQHDHVRPVLSVSTAGMLIRRDVFEQLGGFDRRLPLMRDDVDLCWRAQAAGHRVVIAPDAVVRHAEASSRERRTVDCVGRTATSPHKVDKAGAVYTLLVNAPTAVLPWVLLRLVIGTLARTLAYLVGKVPGQALDEITGLLGTLLRPERILAARRRRGKGVVDAKELRPLFPPPGATVRLTVEQVAGSLFGASDPEINAAGRHGSAVESGPGGDDADFLEIEQFARLKRIARKPGPMLFVVLLFVSLIACRALLGGGALAGGALLPAPGDASALWSRYLDGWHAAGTGGTQSAPPYLALVAAFSTLLFGSTGLAVTVLLVCSVPLAGFTAYFASRPLVTSRLLRAWASVAYAFLPAATGALAGGRIGTAVLAILLPLIARAGLSASGLMNHAGARGSWRATWAYALLLTVTTAFTPIVWPIALVLGIALLAVRRGDITAYGLRFLAGLGTPLLILAPWSLTLLPFGFFKEAGLPYGKGSASALGLLGASPGGSGTLGGLLLIGIVLAGLAALLRTERRLAVLTAWAIALVALVFAALSNSSAWAGPATLVYGIALLAAAVLGADGARSRVAEQSFGWRQPVAALIAFAAVAGPLLAAAGWMIRGADGPLERRDPTQVPAFVAEESDTQDQARTLVMDSDSAARVSYTLVRGAGARLGDAELTEAGGSNKKLDKVVANLVAGSGADQADQLGGFAVRYVLVRAGAPRQMSRVLDSTPGLSRLSQQDGTALWRVDRQVSRAAIVSGSDEPQAVAAGPVELHTKIPEGKAGRVLRLADTADEGWTATLDGAPLTKTTVDGWAQGFELPATGGRLDVTFDAPISHAAWLWAQGALALVLVVLALPGRRRDVDDDLPEEPVVPAQAVEGEGRRARRLRAQAEAEQATAEGTDGAVPPPPSEEELAAAGVPHQPTYGEWDTPTYAAADYGQYAAGDQQQYQGGAYQGTYDPNQQADPYQADPYQAGQYDPYAYGGTYDAQQQYGQQAYDASYEQPQPPAQPPHGTDSERPDGSQQ; encoded by the coding sequence ATGTCCGTGCACAGCCATTCGGCAGGCCAATTCGACACTGCCGCAGCCGCGTTCAACCCGGGGCACGCCGCAGGGCCAGACCCGACCAGGCCACCCGAGTTCCCCAGACACGTCGTCACCGCCGTGCTCGTCTCCCACGACGGAGCACGCTGGCTGCCCGACGTCCTGTCAGGACTGCTCGGCCAGGAGCGCCCCGTACAGAACGCCGTAGCCGCCGACACCGGCAGCGCGGACGCCTCCGCCACGCTGATCGCCGACGCGATCGGCGACGAGCGCGTTCTCCATCTGGCCCGCCGTACCGGCTTCGGCCAGGCCGTCGACGAAGCGGCGCGCACCGCGGGAGTGCTGACCCCGGAGGAGCTGCCGTACCTCAAGCGCCCCAGTGGCTGGGACCCCGTCAGCCGGAGCTGGCGCGACGACGCCTACGACATGCCGGAGCTGCCGCACGGCGAGCCCGAGCAGTGGCTGTGGCTCCTGCACGACGACTGCGCGCCCGAGCCCGACGCGCTCGCCGAACTCCTGCGCGTCGTCGAGAACGAGCGCGAGATCGGCAACGAGGTCGCCGTCGTCGGACCCAAGCTCCTCGGCTGGTACGACCGCAGGCAGCTCCTGGAGGTCGGCGTCTCCATCGCCAACTCGGGGCGCCGCTGGACCGGCCTCGACCGCCGCGAGCAGGACCAGGGGCAGCACGACCACGTCCGACCCGTCCTGTCCGTGTCCACCGCCGGCATGCTGATCCGGCGCGATGTCTTCGAACAGCTCGGCGGGTTCGACCGCAGGCTGCCCCTCATGCGCGACGACGTCGACCTGTGCTGGCGCGCCCAGGCCGCCGGACACCGCGTAGTCATCGCCCCCGACGCCGTAGTCCGCCACGCGGAGGCCTCCTCGCGCGAGCGCCGCACCGTCGACTGCGTGGGCCGCACGGCGACGTCCCCGCACAAGGTCGACAAGGCCGGCGCCGTCTACACCCTGCTCGTCAACGCCCCTACGGCCGTGCTGCCCTGGGTGCTCCTGCGCCTCGTCATCGGCACGCTCGCGCGTACCCTCGCGTACCTCGTCGGCAAGGTTCCCGGCCAGGCGCTCGACGAGATCACCGGACTCCTCGGCACCCTGCTACGGCCCGAGCGGATCCTCGCGGCCCGCCGCAGGCGCGGCAAGGGAGTGGTCGACGCCAAGGAGCTGCGGCCGCTCTTCCCGCCGCCGGGCGCCACGGTCCGGCTCACCGTCGAGCAGGTCGCGGGCAGCCTCTTCGGCGCGTCCGACCCCGAGATCAACGCCGCGGGACGGCACGGCAGCGCCGTCGAGTCCGGCCCCGGCGGCGACGACGCGGACTTCCTGGAGATCGAGCAGTTCGCCCGTCTCAAGCGCATCGCCCGCAAGCCGGGACCGATGCTCTTCGTGGTGCTGCTGTTCGTGTCGCTCATCGCCTGCCGCGCCCTGCTCGGCGGCGGGGCGCTCGCGGGCGGCGCGCTGCTGCCCGCTCCGGGTGACGCGTCCGCCCTGTGGTCGCGCTATCTCGACGGCTGGCACGCGGCCGGCACGGGCGGCACCCAGTCCGCGCCGCCGTACCTGGCGCTCGTCGCCGCGTTCTCCACGCTCCTGTTCGGCTCGACCGGACTCGCCGTCACCGTGCTCCTCGTCTGCTCGGTGCCGCTCGCCGGCTTCACCGCCTACTTCGCCTCCCGGCCCCTGGTCACCTCGCGCCTGCTGCGCGCGTGGGCCTCGGTCGCGTACGCCTTCCTGCCCGCCGCCACCGGCGCGCTCGCCGGCGGCCGGATCGGCACCGCGGTCCTTGCGATCCTGCTGCCGCTCATCGCGCGCGCGGGGTTGTCCGCGAGCGGCTTGATGAACCACGCGGGGGCGCGCGGCAGCTGGCGCGCCACCTGGGCGTACGCCCTCCTGCTGACCGTCACGACGGCCTTCACGCCCATCGTGTGGCCGATCGCGCTCGTCCTCGGCATCGCGCTCCTCGCGGTCCGCCGCGGCGACATCACCGCGTACGGGCTCCGCTTCCTGGCCGGGCTCGGCACCCCGCTCCTGATCCTCGCGCCCTGGTCGCTGACGCTGCTTCCGTTCGGCTTCTTCAAGGAGGCGGGCCTCCCTTACGGGAAGGGGTCGGCGTCCGCGCTCGGCCTGCTCGGCGCCTCGCCCGGCGGCTCCGGCACCCTCGGCGGACTGCTGCTCATCGGCATCGTCCTCGCCGGGCTCGCCGCGCTCCTGCGCACCGAGCGCCGCCTCGCCGTCCTCACCGCGTGGGCGATCGCCCTGGTGGCCCTGGTCTTCGCGGCCCTGTCGAACAGCTCGGCCTGGGCCGGGCCCGCGACCCTCGTCTACGGCATCGCCCTCCTCGCCGCCGCCGTGCTCGGCGCCGACGGGGCACGCTCGCGCGTGGCCGAGCAGAGCTTCGGCTGGCGGCAGCCGGTGGCGGCCCTCATCGCGTTCGCCGCGGTGGCCGGACCGCTCCTCGCCGCGGCGGGCTGGATGATCCGCGGGGCCGACGGCCCCCTGGAACGCCGTGACCCCACCCAGGTGCCCGCGTTCGTCGCCGAGGAGAGCGACACCCAGGACCAGGCCCGCACCCTCGTCATGGACAGCGATTCGGCCGCCAGGGTGTCGTACACCCTGGTGCGCGGCGCCGGCGCGCGCCTCGGTGACGCCGAACTGACCGAGGCGGGCGGCAGCAACAAGAAGCTCGACAAGGTCGTCGCCAACCTCGTCGCCGGCTCCGGCGCCGACCAGGCCGACCAGCTCGGCGGATTCGCCGTGCGCTACGTCCTCGTACGCGCGGGCGCGCCCCGGCAGATGAGCCGCGTCCTCGACTCCACGCCCGGCCTGTCCCGGCTCAGCCAGCAGGACGGCACCGCCCTGTGGCGCGTGGACCGGCAGGTCTCCCGCGCCGCGATCGTGTCCGGGTCCGACGAGCCGCAGGCCGTCGCCGCGGGCCCCGTCGAACTCCACACGAAGATCCCCGAGGGCAAGGCCGGCCGCGTCCTGCGCCTCGCCGACACGGCCGACGAGGGCTGGACGGCGACGCTGGACGGCGCGCCCCTGACGAAGACGACCGTCGACGGCTGGGCGCAGGGCTTCGAACTGCCCGCCACGGGCGGCCGCCTGGACGTCACGTTCGACGCGCCCATCTCGCACGCGGCCTGGCTGTGGGCGCAGGGCGCGCTCGCTCTCGTCCTCGTGGTGCTCGCCCTGCCGGGCAGGCGCAGGGACGTGGACGACGACCTCCCCGAGGAGCCCGTCGTGCCCGCGCAGGCCGTCGAGGGCGAGGGCCGCAGGGCCCGCCGTCTGCGCGCCCAGGCGGAGGCCGAACAGGCCACGGCCGAGGGCACGGACGGCGCGGTACCGCCGCCGCCCTCGGAGGAGGAGCTCGCCGCGGCCGGTGTGCCGCACCAGCCGACGTACGGCGAGTGGGACACCCCCACGTACGCGGCCGCCGACTACGGCCAGTACGCCGCGGGCGATCAGCAGCAGTACCAGGGCGGCGCCTACCAGGGCACGTACGACCCGAACCAGCAGGCGGATCCCTATCAGGCGGACCCCTACCAGGCCGGCCAGTACGACCCGTACGCCTACGGGGGCACGTACGACGCCCAGCAGCAGTACGGGCAGCAGGCCTACGACGCCTCGTACGAGCAGCCGCAGCCGCCCGCGCAGCCGCCGCACGGCACCGACAGTGAGCGCCCCGACGGGAGCCAGCAGTGA
- a CDS encoding DUF5719 family protein yields the protein MNRTTLSLIAAAAALAAVTGFAAATAPGDDGDSAKAAARLPVERSSLLCPAPSTSDLAETAYTSYTPASEGSGSSGKAALSSATRELTDGAGSGKGKGKGKADKPVLSPLKPGKPVAGESSGAESPALVGSADGNLAPGWTVQQTTEVAAGTGRGLLGVNCSAPDTDFWFPGASTAKERSDYIHLTNPDDSAAVVDVQLYGANGAIKSDVGEGIQVQPHSSVPVLLSTLTDKPQTNVTLHVTARSGRVAAAVLAADDKLGGDWLPASADPAGTVVLPGIPKDATSVRLVAFTPGDNDADLKVQLASPTGRITPAGHESLHVKSGMTAAVDLGDVTRGEAGSLVLTPTGDSAPVVAALRVVRGKGADQESAFIPATRPVGARATVADNRAKGSTLSLTAPGAAGTVKVTASAGTEGGTPVTKTYTVKGGTTMSVRPPVPAGLKGSYALTVEQVSGGEVYGSRMLDVSDADVPGVPMFTVQTLPDDRGTVSVPHADQDLSVLQK from the coding sequence GTGAACCGCACCACCCTGTCCCTGATCGCCGCGGCCGCGGCCCTCGCGGCCGTCACCGGTTTCGCGGCGGCCACCGCGCCCGGCGACGACGGCGACTCCGCGAAGGCGGCCGCGCGGCTGCCGGTGGAGCGCTCCAGCCTGCTGTGCCCCGCGCCGAGCACGTCGGACCTCGCCGAGACCGCGTACACCTCGTACACACCCGCCTCGGAGGGGTCGGGCAGTTCCGGCAAGGCCGCCCTGTCGTCGGCCACGCGCGAGTTGACGGACGGCGCCGGGAGCGGCAAGGGCAAGGGCAAGGGCAAGGCCGACAAGCCGGTGCTGTCCCCGCTGAAGCCGGGCAAGCCCGTCGCGGGTGAGTCGTCGGGCGCCGAGTCGCCCGCGCTCGTGGGGAGCGCCGACGGGAATCTCGCGCCCGGCTGGACCGTGCAGCAGACGACGGAGGTGGCCGCCGGCACCGGCCGCGGCCTCCTGGGGGTGAACTGCTCGGCGCCGGACACGGACTTCTGGTTCCCGGGCGCCTCCACCGCCAAGGAGCGCAGTGACTACATCCACCTCACCAACCCGGACGACTCGGCGGCCGTCGTCGACGTCCAGCTGTACGGGGCGAACGGCGCCATCAAGTCCGATGTGGGCGAGGGCATCCAGGTCCAGCCGCACTCCAGCGTGCCGGTCCTGCTGTCCACCCTCACCGACAAGCCGCAGACGAACGTCACGCTCCATGTGACGGCCCGCAGCGGCCGGGTGGCCGCCGCGGTCCTCGCCGCGGACGACAAGCTCGGCGGCGACTGGCTGCCGGCGTCCGCGGACCCCGCGGGCACGGTCGTCCTGCCCGGCATCCCGAAGGACGCCACGAGCGTGCGCCTGGTCGCCTTCACGCCCGGCGACAACGACGCGGACCTGAAGGTCCAGCTGGCCTCCCCGACCGGCCGCATCACCCCGGCCGGGCACGAGAGCCTGCACGTGAAGTCGGGGATGACGGCCGCCGTCGACCTCGGCGACGTGACGCGCGGCGAGGCCGGCTCCCTCGTCCTGACGCCCACGGGCGACTCGGCCCCGGTCGTGGCCGCCCTGCGCGTCGTGCGCGGCAAGGGCGCCGACCAGGAATCGGCCTTCATCCCGGCGACCCGGCCCGTCGGCGCGCGGGCGACCGTCGCCGACAACCGCGCGAAGGGCTCGACGCTGTCGCTGACGGCCCCGGGCGCGGCGGGCACGGTCAAGGTGACGGCGTCGGCGGGCACCGAGGGCGGGACCCCGGTCACGAAGACGTACACCGTGAAGGGCGGCACGACGATGTCCGTGCGGCCGCCGGTCCCGGCCGGGCTCAAGGGGTCGTACGCGCTGACGGTGGAGCAGGTGTCGGGCGGGGAGGTCTACGGCTCGCGGATGCTGGACGTGTCCGACGCGGACGTCCCCGGCGTCCCCATGTTCACGGTCCAGACGCTCCCGGACGACCGGGGGACGGTCTCGGTGCCGCACGCGGACCAGGACCTGTCGGTGCTGCAGAAGTGA
- a CDS encoding L-lactate permease has product MFVQQLEPVAGSLGLSALVATLPLVTVLVLLGAVRMKAHLAGLIGLAVAALVACIAYGMPVGQTVSSAAQGVLFGLFPIMWIVVNALWVYRMTVRTRHFDILRRSFGRLSDDPRIQALVIAFCFGALLEALAGFGAPVAICSVMLVALGFDPVKAAVVALVANTAPVAFGAMGTPVVTLAQVTGLPLDSVASVVGRQTPLLALLVPLILVWLVDGRRGLRETWIPALACGVAFAAAQFAASNYVSAQLADIGAALIGAGALVAVPHARRPAAEPVRAAVLTGVRSEELDQDDPRPEVLRAYAPYALIVVIFSIAQIPAVKDWIAQATRVFDWPFLNVANPEGKPVGGNVFTLPLVSTGGTLVLLAGVITAAVIGVHARVAVREWLATVYELRFAILTVTSVLALAYVMNLSGQAATIGHFVAAAGAGLAFLSPVLGWFGVAVSGSDTSANALFGALQVTAAQQSGLSPELLAAANSSGGVLGKMISPQNLTIACAAVGLAGKEGDLLRKVLPWSVGLLLVMCLIVMAQSSAVLGWMLP; this is encoded by the coding sequence GTGTTCGTCCAGCAGCTTGAACCGGTGGCCGGATCGCTCGGTCTGTCCGCACTCGTCGCGACCCTGCCCCTGGTCACCGTGCTCGTCCTGCTCGGCGCCGTCCGCATGAAGGCCCACCTCGCGGGCCTCATCGGGCTCGCCGTGGCCGCCCTCGTCGCCTGCATCGCCTACGGGATGCCCGTCGGCCAGACCGTGTCGAGCGCCGCGCAGGGCGTGCTGTTCGGGCTCTTCCCCATCATGTGGATCGTCGTCAACGCCCTGTGGGTGTACCGGATGACCGTCCGCACCCGGCACTTCGACATCCTGCGCCGCTCCTTCGGACGGCTGTCCGACGACCCGCGCATCCAGGCCCTCGTCATCGCGTTCTGCTTCGGCGCCCTGCTGGAGGCACTCGCCGGATTCGGGGCGCCCGTCGCGATCTGCTCCGTGATGCTCGTCGCGCTCGGCTTCGACCCCGTGAAGGCGGCCGTCGTCGCCCTCGTCGCCAACACCGCGCCCGTGGCCTTCGGCGCGATGGGCACCCCCGTCGTCACCCTCGCCCAGGTGACCGGGCTCCCGCTCGACTCGGTCGCCTCCGTGGTGGGCCGTCAGACACCGCTGCTCGCCCTGCTGGTGCCGCTCATCCTCGTCTGGCTCGTGGACGGGCGGCGCGGCCTGCGCGAGACCTGGATCCCCGCCCTCGCCTGCGGAGTCGCCTTCGCCGCCGCCCAGTTCGCCGCCTCGAACTACGTCTCCGCACAGCTCGCCGACATCGGGGCCGCGCTCATCGGCGCGGGCGCCCTCGTCGCCGTGCCGCACGCGCGCAGGCCCGCCGCCGAACCCGTGCGCGCCGCCGTCCTGACCGGCGTGCGCAGCGAGGAGCTCGACCAGGACGACCCGCGGCCCGAGGTCCTGCGCGCCTACGCCCCGTACGCGCTCATCGTCGTCATCTTCTCGATCGCGCAGATCCCCGCGGTCAAGGACTGGATCGCCCAGGCGACCCGCGTCTTCGACTGGCCCTTCCTGAACGTCGCGAACCCTGAGGGCAAGCCCGTCGGCGGCAACGTCTTCACCCTGCCGCTCGTCTCCACCGGCGGCACCCTCGTCCTTCTCGCCGGCGTGATCACGGCCGCCGTCATCGGTGTCCACGCGCGCGTGGCCGTACGCGAGTGGTTGGCGACCGTGTACGAACTGCGCTTCGCGATCCTCACCGTGACCAGCGTCCTGGCCCTCGCCTACGTCATGAACCTCTCCGGGCAGGCCGCCACCATCGGGCACTTCGTCGCCGCGGCCGGTGCGGGCCTCGCGTTCCTGTCGCCCGTACTCGGCTGGTTCGGCGTCGCCGTCTCCGGATCCGACACCTCCGCCAACGCCCTGTTCGGCGCACTCCAGGTCACCGCCGCCCAGCAGTCGGGCCTGTCACCCGAACTGCTCGCCGCCGCGAACAGCTCCGGCGGCGTCCTCGGCAAGATGATCTCGCCGCAGAACCTCACCATCGCGTGCGCCGCCGTCGGGCTCGCGGGCAAGGAGGGGGACCTGTTGCGCAAGGTGCTGCCGTGGAGCGTGGGACTGCTGCTCGTGATGTGCCTGATCGTGATGGCGCAGAGCTCCGCGGTCCTCGGCTGGATGCTGCCCTGA
- a CDS encoding WhiB family transcriptional regulator yields MTESFQQLLVEDAEEELGWQERALCAQTDPESFFPEKGGSTREAKKVCLACEVRSECLEYALANDERFGIWGGLSERERRRLKKAAV; encoded by the coding sequence ATGACCGAGTCGTTTCAGCAACTGCTGGTCGAGGACGCGGAAGAGGAACTCGGCTGGCAGGAGCGCGCGCTGTGCGCCCAGACCGACCCCGAGTCCTTCTTCCCGGAGAAGGGCGGCTCCACCCGGGAGGCCAAGAAGGTCTGCCTCGCCTGCGAGGTCAGGTCCGAGTGCCTCGAGTACGCACTCGCCAACGACGAGCGGTTCGGCATCTGGGGCGGCCTCTCCGAGCGGGAGCGGCGCCGTCTGAAGAAGGCCGCGGTCTGA
- a CDS encoding DUF3499 domain-containing protein, which produces MSPVRRCSRTACGRPAVATLTYVYADSTAVLGPLATYAEPHCYDLCAEHSERLTAPRGWEVVRLADTSGPSRPSGDDLEALANAVREAARPQERAAEAGGSGPRTADPMEVARRGHLRVLRSPDN; this is translated from the coding sequence GTGAGCCCTGTACGTCGCTGTTCGCGCACCGCCTGCGGCCGTCCCGCCGTCGCGACGCTGACGTACGTCTACGCCGACTCGACCGCGGTCCTCGGCCCCCTCGCCACCTACGCCGAACCCCACTGCTACGACCTGTGCGCCGAGCACTCCGAGCGCCTCACCGCCCCGCGCGGGTGGGAGGTCGTCCGGCTCGCCGACACCTCCGGCCCCTCGCGCCCCAGCGGCGACGATCTGGAGGCTCTGGCGAACGCCGTGCGTGAGGCGGCCCGCCCGCAGGAGCGCGCGGCCGAGGCGGGCGGCTCCGGCCCCCGCACGGCGGACCCGATGGAAGTCGCACGCCGCGGCCATCTTCGGGTACTGCGCTCGCCGGACAACTGA
- a CDS encoding metallopeptidase family protein, with the protein MENPVPPPAAEPKPPRRRDRHGRGMRGPVAPPQVPLSASRAAGFADLVQDSVERLERRFPQLADIDFLILDVPSVGTAGEGWSDESVPLGSTIAAREGHPARVVVYRRPVEIRTKGRDERAALVHEVVVEQVAELLGLSPETVDPRYGDEE; encoded by the coding sequence ATGGAGAACCCCGTACCGCCCCCCGCCGCAGAGCCGAAGCCTCCCCGCCGCCGCGACCGGCACGGCAGGGGCATGCGAGGGCCCGTCGCCCCTCCTCAGGTCCCGCTCTCCGCGAGCCGGGCCGCGGGGTTCGCGGATCTGGTGCAGGACTCCGTGGAGCGGCTCGAGCGGCGCTTCCCGCAGCTCGCCGACATCGATTTCCTCATCCTCGACGTGCCCTCGGTGGGCACGGCCGGCGAGGGCTGGAGCGACGAGTCGGTGCCCCTGGGGTCCACGATCGCGGCGCGCGAGGGGCACCCCGCGCGCGTGGTCGTCTACCGCCGCCCGGTCGAGATCCGCACCAAGGGCCGCGACGAGCGCGCGGCCCTGGTGCACGAGGTCGTGGTCGAGCAGGTCGCCGAACTCCTCGGCCTGTCACCGGAGACGGTGGATCCGCGCTACGGCGACGAGGAGTGA
- a CDS encoding Trm112 family protein, with product MPLEAGLLEILACPACHAPLKEADAELLCTGSDCGLAYPIRDGIPVLLVDEARRPA from the coding sequence ATGCCGCTCGAAGCCGGCCTCCTGGAGATCCTCGCCTGCCCGGCCTGCCACGCCCCCCTCAAGGAGGCGGACGCCGAGCTGCTCTGCACCGGATCGGACTGCGGCCTCGCCTACCCGATCCGCGACGGCATCCCCGTACTCCTCGTGGACGAGGCCCGCCGCCCCGCATAG
- a CDS encoding SIS domain-containing protein gives MLDETLLDAPEALARVDRRGLLRGAAEAGARVRTAVRHAAEAGITQLEPDGRPRAVLFAGPGLAAGCVADLLNRLAGASCPVAHLHPTGVAPAAGALRWELPGWAGPVDLLLIATTDGTEPGLALLVEQAYRRGCTIVAVSPTGTPLTDAVAGAHGLFVPMATAPYEQDEPAAASAPGALWALLTPLLSLLDRTGLLSAPAETLEKVADRLDQTAERCGPAIATYSNPAKTLAAELADALPLIWTEGHAAGPAGRRFAAALAELAGRPALASDLPEALPAHGRLLLGDLAGGADPDDFFRDRVDEAQPMRVRVVLLRDRPGGLTAAPAARELALGHDTPISELEPEEGGELETLAELIAVTDFAAVYLALASGA, from the coding sequence ATGCTCGACGAAACGCTGCTCGACGCCCCCGAGGCCCTCGCCAGGGTCGACCGCCGCGGACTCCTGCGCGGCGCCGCCGAGGCCGGCGCCCGGGTCCGCACCGCGGTCCGGCACGCCGCGGAGGCCGGGATCACCCAGCTCGAACCGGACGGCCGCCCGCGCGCCGTCCTCTTCGCCGGACCAGGCCTCGCCGCCGGCTGCGTCGCCGACCTGCTCAACAGGCTCGCCGGCGCCTCCTGCCCCGTCGCCCACCTGCACCCCACCGGAGTCGCCCCCGCCGCGGGAGCCCTGCGCTGGGAGCTGCCCGGCTGGGCGGGCCCCGTGGACCTGCTCCTGATCGCGACCACCGACGGCACCGAGCCGGGACTCGCCCTCCTCGTCGAGCAGGCCTACCGGCGCGGCTGCACCATCGTCGCCGTCAGCCCCACGGGCACCCCCCTGACCGATGCCGTCGCCGGGGCACACGGCCTCTTCGTACCGATGGCGACCGCCCCGTACGAGCAGGACGAACCCGCCGCGGCCTCCGCGCCCGGCGCCCTGTGGGCCCTGCTCACCCCGCTGCTCTCCCTCCTGGACCGCACCGGGCTGCTCTCCGCACCGGCCGAGACCCTGGAGAAGGTCGCCGACCGCCTCGACCAGACCGCCGAGCGCTGCGGCCCGGCCATCGCGACCTACAGCAACCCCGCCAAGACCCTCGCCGCCGAGCTCGCCGACGCCCTGCCCCTGATCTGGACCGAAGGGCACGCCGCGGGCCCGGCAGGCCGCCGCTTCGCCGCCGCGCTCGCCGAACTCGCCGGCCGCCCGGCCCTCGCCTCCGACCTGCCCGAGGCGCTCCCGGCGCACGGCCGCCTCCTCCTCGGCGACCTCGCGGGCGGCGCCGACCCCGACGACTTCTTCCGCGACCGGGTCGACGAGGCGCAGCCGATGCGCGTCCGCGTCGTCCTCCTGCGCGACCGGCCCGGCGGCCTCACCGCCGCGCCCGCCGCCCGCGAGCTGGCCCTCGGCCACGACACCCCGATCAGCGAGCTCGAACCCGAAGAGGGCGGCGAGCTGGAAACACTCGCCGAACTGATCGCCGTCACGGATTTCGCCGCCGTTTACCTCGCGCTCGCCTCGGGCGCATGA
- a CDS encoding phosphomannomutase/phosphoglucomutase: MAADLSQIVKAYDVRGVVPDQWDEHLAELFGAAFVRVTDAEAIVVGHDMRPSSPGLSRAFARGAAALGADVTEIGLCSTDQLYYASGALGLPGAMFTASHNPARYNGIKMCRAGAAPVGQDTGLAEIRELAEKWLETGVPDPATKAGTLTRRDTLDDYAAYLRSLVDLTEIRPLKVVVDAGNGMGGHTVPTVFAGLPLDLVPMYFELDGTFPNHEANPLDPANLVDLQERVREEGADLGLAFDGDADRCFVVDEHGDPVSPSAVTALVASRELARNGGTGTIIHNLITSWSVPEVVKEHGGTPVRTRVGHSFIKQEMATSGAIFGGEHSAHYYFRDFWNADTGMLAALHVLAALGGQSGALSALVAEYDRYSGSGEINSTVDDQRARLAAIKTEYAGRDGITHDELDGLTITSADWWFNVRPSNTEPLLRLNAEARDEATMTRIRDEVLAIIRA; the protein is encoded by the coding sequence GTGGCTGCTGATCTGTCGCAGATCGTCAAGGCGTACGACGTACGCGGGGTGGTCCCGGACCAGTGGGACGAGCACCTCGCCGAGCTGTTCGGCGCCGCCTTCGTGCGCGTCACGGACGCCGAGGCCATCGTCGTCGGACACGACATGCGGCCCTCGTCACCCGGCCTCTCCCGGGCCTTCGCGCGCGGCGCCGCCGCCCTCGGCGCCGACGTGACCGAGATCGGCCTGTGCTCCACCGACCAGCTGTACTACGCGTCGGGCGCGCTCGGCCTGCCCGGCGCCATGTTCACTGCCTCGCACAACCCGGCCCGGTACAACGGCATCAAGATGTGCCGCGCCGGCGCCGCCCCCGTCGGACAGGACACGGGCCTGGCAGAGATCCGCGAACTGGCCGAGAAGTGGCTGGAGACGGGCGTCCCCGACCCCGCCACGAAGGCGGGCACCCTCACCCGGCGCGACACCCTCGACGACTACGCGGCCTACCTGCGCTCCCTCGTCGACCTCACGGAGATCCGCCCCCTGAAGGTCGTCGTCGACGCGGGCAACGGCATGGGCGGACACACCGTCCCGACCGTCTTCGCGGGCCTGCCCCTCGACCTCGTCCCGATGTACTTCGAGCTCGACGGCACCTTCCCCAACCACGAGGCCAACCCGCTCGACCCGGCGAACCTCGTGGACCTCCAAGAACGCGTCCGCGAAGAGGGCGCCGACCTCGGCCTCGCCTTCGACGGCGACGCGGACCGCTGCTTCGTCGTCGACGAGCACGGCGACCCCGTCTCCCCGTCCGCCGTCACCGCACTCGTCGCCTCCCGCGAACTGGCGAGGAACGGCGGCACGGGCACGATCATCCACAACCTGATCACCTCCTGGTCCGTCCCCGAGGTGGTGAAGGAGCACGGCGGCACACCGGTCCGCACACGCGTGGGCCACTCCTTCATCAAGCAGGAGATGGCCACCTCCGGAGCGATCTTCGGCGGCGAGCACTCGGCGCACTACTACTTCCGCGACTTCTGGAACGCGGACACGGGCATGCTCGCCGCGCTCCACGTCCTCGCCGCCCTCGGCGGCCAGAGCGGCGCCCTGTCCGCCCTCGTCGCCGAGTACGACCGCTACTCGGGCTCCGGAGAGATCAACTCCACGGTCGACGACCAGCGCGCCCGCCTCGCCGCGATCAAGACCGAGTACGCCGGCCGGGACGGCATCACGCACGACGAGCTCGACGGCCTGACGATCACCTCCGCGGACTGGTGGTTCAACGTCCGCCCGTCCAACACCGAGCCCCTCCTCCGGCTCAACGCGGAGGCCAGGGACGAAGCCACGATGACCAGGATCCGCGACGAGGTCCTGGCGATCATCAGGGCCTGA